In Clupea harengus chromosome 13, Ch_v2.0.2, whole genome shotgun sequence, one DNA window encodes the following:
- the LOC116223116 gene encoding zinc finger protein 239-like: protein MTLLLHMHKGEFQRIHTSKRSTEEQIKKVIRHQQSNARKKQHECPQCFKNFAAPSALAIHQRTHTGEKPHHCSQCGKTFSRMSHLKNHQRIHTGEKSYHCSQCGKTFSEMGSLKRHQRIHTGEKPYHCSQCGKTFTQMGELKRHQMIHTGEKPYQCTTCGKGFRSSKELRIHQMTHTGEKPHQCSQCGKTFSQMGHLKTHQRIHTGEKSYHCSQCGKTFSEMGSLKRHQRIHTGEKPYHCSQCGKTFTQMGELKRHQMIHTGEKPYQCTTCGKGFRSSKELRIHQM from the exons ATGACTCTACTCCTGCAC ATGCAcaagg GAGAATTTCAAAGGATCCATACTAGCAAAAGGAGTACAGAGGAACAAATAAAGAAAGTCATCAGACATCAGCAATCGAACGcaaggaagaaacaacatgaatgtcCCCAATGTTTCAAGAACTTTGCTGCACCTTCtgctcttgcaattcatcaacgaacacacacaggagaaaagccacatcattgttctcagtgcgGAAAAACCTTTAGTCgaatgtctcatctcaagaaccaccagaggatccatactggagaaaagtcatatcattgttctcagtgtggaaagacttttagtgaAATGGGTagtctcaagagacaccagaggatccacactggggaaaagccataccattgttctcagtgtggaaagacctttactcAAATGGGTGAACTGAAgagacaccagatgatccacactggagaaaagccatatcagtgtactacatgtggaaaGGGTTTCAGGAGTAGCAAAGAACTTAGAatccaccagatgacacatactggagaaaagccacatcagtgttctcagtgtggaaagacttttagtcaaatgggtcatctcaagacacaccagaggatccatactggagaaaagtcatatcattgttctcagtgtggaaagacttttagtgaAATGGGTagtctcaagagacaccagaggatccacactggggaaaagccataccattgttctcagtgtggaaagacctttactcAAATGGGTGAACTGAAgagacaccagatgatccacactggagaaaagccatatcagtgtactacatgtggaaaGGGTTTCAGGAGTAGCAAAGAACTTAGAATCCACCAGATG
- the LOC116223150 gene encoding zinc finger protein 239-like, whose product HQQSNARKKQHECPQCFKTFAAPSALAIHQRTHTGEKPHHCSQCGKTFSQMGSLKTHQSVHSGEKSYHCSQCGKTFSHMCNLKEHQKIHTGEKPYQCTTCGKGFRTSRELPIHQMTHTGEKPYQCSQCGKTFSAAGDLNRHHRIHTGEKPHQCSQCGKTFNHMSNLKDHLKIHTGEKPYHCSQCGKTFGRMGHLKTHQRVHSGEKSYHCFQCGKAFTQKGDLKKHQRIHTGEKPYHCSQCGKTFTQMGELKRHQMIHTGEKPYHCSQCGKCFNAKGNLKTHQKVHTRVAHT is encoded by the coding sequence catcagcaatcgaacgcaaggaagaaacaacatgaatgtccccaatgtttcaaaacctttgctgcaccttccgctcttgcaattcatcaacgaacacacacaggagaaaagccccatcattgttctcagtgtggaaagacttttagtcaaatgggtagtctcaagacacaccagagtgTCCATAGTGGAGAAAagtcatatcattgttctcagtgtggaaagacttttagtcacaTGTGTAATCTCAAggaacaccagaagatccatactggagaaaagccatatcagtgtactacatgtgggaagggtttcagGACTAGCAGAGAACTTCCCatccaccagatgacacatactggggaaaagccatatcagtgttctcagtgtggaaagaccttcaGTGCAGCAGGTGATCTCAATAGACACCATAGAATCCATACAGgtgaaaagccccatcagtgttctcagtgtggaaagacttttaatCATATGAGTAATCTCAAGGATCACctgaagatccatactggagaaaagccatatcattgttctcagtgtggaaagacttttggTAGAAtgggtcatctcaagacacaccagagggtcCATAGTGGAGAAAAGTCATAtcattgttttcagtgtggaaaggcctttactcAAAAGGgtgatctcaagaaacaccagagaatccacactggggaaaagccataccattgttctcagtgtggaaagacctttactcAAATGGGTGAACTGAAgagacaccagatgatccacactggagaaaagccataccattgttctcagtgtgggaagtgCTTTAATGCCAAAGGcaatctcaagacacatcagaaaGTACATACTAGAGTAGCTCACACCTAA